CGAAGTAAAAGGACATCCCGAAGGCTATAGCTACGGTGATTGTGCTGAAAAGAACCAGCATCATGATACGAAACTTTACTTTTCTGGCGAGCTCACCGCTGATTATGGTGGGCGTCTTCCGGTAGTAATTGTCACTCATCTCTTGTACCCCCTTGGGGTTAGATCGCCGAAACATTGTTAATCAAAGCGTTGGCATAGGTAATATCCAGAGTATTATTATCAATTATTATGCCAGAGATATGGTCAGGGTTCAGGGAGTGGGGGAAAAGAACTCGATGGCGTCCAAGAAAGATCGAATATCCATCGTGGTATCTTTGCAGGGGCCTGAAGGACGGTTGTTTGGAATGCCTATGACAGGGATCCTCGGAGCTATATCCTGGATGCCGCTGACCAGATCCCTTTCGCAGGCGACCGCTACGATAGCACGAGGCACAAGATCTCGTATGACCTTGCGTGCTGCTGATCCTCCGGATGCTGTATGGATAATCACATCTGAATGGCTTTCGCAGATCTCGCGTGCCTTTGTCCTTGTCTCGCGGTCAAGACAGCGGGGGAAGATGGCAAGTACAGGTCCATTTCCCCTGTCAGGACGGATGAGAGTATTACTGACCCTTATGAAAGAATGACTGAGCCTGTCCCTTGATATTCCAAGAAGGGACGCGAAGCGGATCGCGAGGGGATACAGGAAGAAAAAAAGACTGCTGCCTCTCGTGAGACATATCTTCATATAACTCTTTTTCGTGAATACAGTCACGACAAGCAGAATATACCAGGCCAGCAGAATGACGGTCACTGAAAGGAAAACGATGCTTAGCGAGAACGCCCATATTCTACCGAATGACAGAAACCTCGGAAGAACAAGGTACCAGAAAAGAGCGCCGACAGTGAAAACGAAGACGATGACGAGCAATGAGAGTAAAATAAATGTCTTTTTACCCTCGTCGATATCGGCAGGCTCCTTACCACCATCCCAGTCGACCCATTCTTCTCCCAGGACCCTGCGAGGTTTATGTTCCTTCCCGTTATTTCCTTCATCTTTACTCATCGATAGAAATCTAACGCAGGGAAGAATTATCTTCAACAAGAATGATTGCTGTGAGAGAATCGACTTATGATCAACGGTGCAGAAATGGATGACAGGAAAGCATACACATTACTCGTAGTCGCGATGATCTCTATTTCATTCGCCGCTGTGTTTGTCAGGTTATCCGGCGCTCCACCATCGTCGGTTGCCGCGTTGAGGATGCTTTTCTCGTCGCTCCTGTTGTTTCCATTTGTGATTTTTTCAAAGAAGGTCCGAGGGGAGTTTTCATCTCTCGGAAAAAAGGATATCGTACTTCTTTTTGTGTCGGGCGGACTACTCGCAATTCATTTTCTCACCTGGATCACTTCGTTGTTTCTGACCGGAATAGTCAGCTCGATCGTTTTCGTTACGGCGAGTCCTCTGTTCGTCGCTGTTTATTCGGTCCTGGTATACAGAGAAAAAGTACCTGGTTTCTTCTGGGCCGGACTTGGCCTGGCTGCTGTCGGCGCGATAGTGATGGGAGGGAACAACCTCAGAGTGACCGGAGGAACCTCATGGAAAGGTGACCTTCTTGCAATCACGGGGGCGGTAGCCGCCGCCGGCTATTTTCTGACAGGCAGCAGACTCAGACTTAGATTATCGCTTCTTTCACATCTGTTCGCTGTCTATACCGTCGCGGCCGTGATCCTGGTTGCGGTGCTGCCGTTTACTGGTGGGAATCTTGCCGGCCTGCCTGTTAAAGCCTACGTTTATTGTCTGCTTATGGCCGTGGTTTGTCAGGGGGGAGGACATTCTCTTCTCAACTGGGCTTTGAAAAGGTTGAAGACGACCGTTGTTACCTTTTCGGTTCTTGCCGAACCGCTGGGGACGACACTCCTCGCTCTGATCATCCTGAGAGAGGTCCCTCTGAAGAGCGAGATTGCCGGAGGTCTGATAATATTGACAGGGCTGGCAATCGTGATCTATTTCAACCAGGCGTTCCAGAACGCCAGGGGTGTAAAGAGTTACTGAAGAGTAACTATTATGTCATTTACTTCCGCTATCAGTGCATGATCGCCCTGCCAGGTTTTAAGAAATTCCTCGAATGATTCACGGGCCTCGTTCTTTTTTCCGGTCCTCATCAGAGCGTGACCGAGATAGTAGAGTGTGCGCGGAGGAGAACTTTCCTTTTCGGCGAGTGTTTCGAGGATGGATACTGCTTCTTCGGATCTTCCCGTGTTGATATAGACCATGCTTTTGCCGAGCTGTGTTTCCAGATCCATGGGTGAGATCGATGATATTCTTTTCCACGCTACGAGAGATTTCTCGTAATTTCCTTTTTTGAAACGGGTCTCAGCGAGTCCCTTCAGGGCGCGAATATCTGTATCGTTCTTATAAAGGGCGAGCTGAAAGAATTTTTCAGCATCGCTGTACCGACTCAACGCGAATGAAGAGCGTCCCATATATAGGAACAGGTCTCCACCCGAAGCGCCGTTCTCTTTCGCAAGGCGCAAGGTGGTTATAGCGTCTTCATGCATATGCCGTTTACTGAGTACCTTTCCCAAAAGAAGCAGAAGTGCGGGTTCCCTTGGGAATATATGTCGTATCGAAAGTAACTGGGCATAGGCCTCCTGGAAATTTCCCTGCATGAAATAGGCCTCGCTGAGTATCAGGTTGCCTTCGAGATTCTTCATCGAGATGTTCAATCCATGTGCAGCGTATTTCTCGGCTGTCCTGTATTGCTTCTGTTTCATAGCTATCGATGCTATCCCGATGTGTGGAGGAGAATAATTTTGTTTGAGAGTGATCGACAATCGGTAAGCCTTCTTTGCTTCAGGCAGCGCACCCTTCTCTTCGAGCGCTTTTCCGCAGGCATACTGAATCTCGTTGTCAGCCGGTGATAACCTCGCGGCTTCCAGCAGATGGATGGAAGCCTCGTCATACAATTCCTTTTCGAGGAGCGCCATACCAAGGTTGTACTGGGCGTCGGCATCTTCATATCTGTGTTTGAGTGATTCTCTCCATTCACTGATCGCCCTGTCAAGTTCGCCCCTTTCGGCGGCCTCGATCCCAAGGTTATAATGCTTGATGGAAGCATCCGAGCAGCCGTTGGATATCAGGGCCAGAAAAGACAGGATCAGGATATAGAGTATCGATCTCATCAGAACTTCCTTTCTTTTACGGATACGGGGGACTTCCAGATAAAACATAATCATTAGCCGGAAATATTTCAGTATTTTTTTGTGTCAGAATGATAAAAAGAAGAGTAATTTTCATAAAATACATTAGGGGGTTAACTTAATATTAACAAAGAGGTTTACAAAATGCACTATAGGCTAACTGAAAATATGACTTCATATTAGGGTTGACTTTTCCCGTTGATATTGTAATATAGACAGCGGTGTTAACCGTAAGAATGGCAACTTTGGTTATTTCCAAGAGGAAGTCAAATAAATGCTTGAAAAAGAAGTAGTTTATGAGGCAACCCTCGATCATGATTTTCTGGATGAGATCTATTCGCTTCCAGGCGGTGAGGAAGTCAAGCGTTGTATCCAATGCGGTACATGCAGTGGCTCCTGTCCCCAGGGCGCGGTAATGGATCATGCGCCCAGAAAGATCTTTTCCCTGATCAGGGCTGGATTTCGAGATGAGGTCCTTGGGTCGAACACTATCTGGTTTTGTTCGTCCTGTTATTCGTGCGCGGTGAGATGTCCCAAGGAGATCAAGATCACCGATGTGATGTATGCGCTTAAGAGGCTGGCAATAAAAGAGGGAAAGGTGAAGGAGGGTAGAAGGGCGGCTGTGCTTTCCAGGAATTTTGTAAAGATGGTAAACAAGTACGGTAGAAATCATGAGACCGAGTTGATGACAAGATACATCATCGAGGCCGATCTTCTGAACGCCTTCAATTTCGCGCCCATTGGCCTGAAGCTTTTTTCAAACGGCAGATTGCCCATTCTTCCACACAAGATGAAGAATGTCGATCAGCTCAGAAAGATCATCAGGAAAGTCGACGAGATGGAGGGGATATAGATGAAATATACATATTATCCTGGATGTTCCGTCAGTGCGACCGCGAACCTTTATCAGGAATCGATCGATTCGGTGATGCCAGGGCTCGGGATAGAACTGGAAGAACTCGACGACTGGAACTGCTGTGGAGCTACAGCATATATGTCGGTCAGAGAGCTATTGAGCTTTGCGATATCGGCGAGAAACCTCGCCCTTGCTGAAAAGTTACACAGAGATCTGGTCACTCCGTGCAGCGCCTGTTATCTGGTACTGAACAAGACTAATAATTATTGCGCAGAGTATCCTGACATCAGGAAGAAAGTGGGACAGGCTCTGGAGGCAGGCGGTCTCAATTACAGCGGTAATGTCAAGGTGAGGCATCTTCTCGATGTCGTTGTGAACGATGTTGAAAAAGAGAAGATCGCCA
This Candidatus Latescibacterota bacterium DNA region includes the following protein-coding sequences:
- a CDS encoding DUF116 domain-containing protein: MSKDEGNNGKEHKPRRVLGEEWVDWDGGKEPADIDEGKKTFILLSLLVIVFVFTVGALFWYLVLPRFLSFGRIWAFSLSIVFLSVTVILLAWYILLVVTVFTKKSYMKICLTRGSSLFFFLYPLAIRFASLLGISRDRLSHSFIRVSNTLIRPDRGNGPVLAIFPRCLDRETRTKAREICESHSDVIIHTASGGSAARKVIRDLVPRAIVAVACERDLVSGIQDIAPRIPVIGIPNNRPSGPCKDTTMDIRSFLDAIEFFSPTP
- a CDS encoding DMT family transporter; the encoded protein is MINGAEMDDRKAYTLLVVAMISISFAAVFVRLSGAPPSSVAALRMLFSSLLLFPFVIFSKKVRGEFSSLGKKDIVLLFVSGGLLAIHFLTWITSLFLTGIVSSIVFVTASPLFVAVYSVLVYREKVPGFFWAGLGLAAVGAIVMGGNNLRVTGGTSWKGDLLAITGAVAAAGYFLTGSRLRLRLSLLSHLFAVYTVAAVILVAVLPFTGGNLAGLPVKAYVYCLLMAVVCQGGGHSLLNWALKRLKTTVVTFSVLAEPLGTTLLALIILREVPLKSEIAGGLIILTGLAIVIYFNQAFQNARGVKSY
- a CDS encoding tetratricopeptide repeat protein, translating into MRSILYILILSFLALISNGCSDASIKHYNLGIEAAERGELDRAISEWRESLKHRYEDADAQYNLGMALLEKELYDEASIHLLEAARLSPADNEIQYACGKALEEKGALPEAKKAYRLSITLKQNYSPPHIGIASIAMKQKQYRTAEKYAAHGLNISMKNLEGNLILSEAYFMQGNFQEAYAQLLSIRHIFPREPALLLLLGKVLSKRHMHEDAITTLRLAKENGASGGDLFLYMGRSSFALSRYSDAEKFFQLALYKNDTDIRALKGLAETRFKKGNYEKSLVAWKRISSISPMDLETQLGKSMVYINTGRSEEAVSILETLAEKESSPPRTLYYLGHALMRTGKKNEARESFEEFLKTWQGDHALIAEVNDIIVTLQ
- a CDS encoding 4Fe-4S dicluster domain-containing protein; amino-acid sequence: MLEKEVVYEATLDHDFLDEIYSLPGGEEVKRCIQCGTCSGSCPQGAVMDHAPRKIFSLIRAGFRDEVLGSNTIWFCSSCYSCAVRCPKEIKITDVMYALKRLAIKEGKVKEGRRAAVLSRNFVKMVNKYGRNHETELMTRYIIEADLLNAFNFAPIGLKLFSNGRLPILPHKMKNVDQLRKIIRKVDEMEGI
- a CDS encoding CoB--CoM heterodisulfide reductase iron-sulfur subunit B family protein; translation: MKYTYYPGCSVSATANLYQESIDSVMPGLGIELEELDDWNCCGATAYMSVRELLSFAISARNLALAEKLHRDLVTPCSACYLVLNKTNNYCAEYPDIRKKVGQALEAGGLNYSGNVKVRHLLDVVVNDVEKEKIASTLKKDLSALKVAPYYGCQIVRPEIGLDDPDDPQSMDELIRSVGATCVDYSMKTKCCGASLMGTEEKKALH